In Dermacentor albipictus isolate Rhodes 1998 colony unplaced genomic scaffold, USDA_Dalb.pri_finalv2 scaffold_52, whole genome shotgun sequence, a single genomic region encodes these proteins:
- the LOC135912237 gene encoding uncharacterized protein isoform X2: MEPAGDCFVPGGFFSVTNGWKKRFGNVKIPTEAQLEKHMVSSGARFARQQMKGTMFQEEGYVRNVMYNDVSAESTCGLLRSICLPSMKGGYYIVHAAISKASGSILAGHCLCPAGLSGTCQHFVGLILHAIHLAQKDAATCTEVPCAWIVPAQVKKHEPPLPLQDITFHTRKHEGAKRRRFDPLPGLSPSDPSLLAADLEKVAANCLLLHYMSKENSGESLDEHSPSEVAPEASDTPLVPDIEDIHSETCQRLIQESYTGPLGGQQSSSRVNDWTGRKSNLAHGADWSANCLNV, translated from the exons ATGGAGCCCGCTGGTGACTGCTTTGTACCtggaggtttcttcagcgtgacgaaCGGCTGGAAAAAGCGCTTCGGTAACGTCAAAATACCCACGGAAGCGCAGCTCGAAAAACACATGGTGTCGAGCGGAGCGCGCTTCGCGCGACAGCAAATGAAAGGAACgatgttccaagaagaaggatacgTGCGCAACGTCATGTACAACGACGTGTCAGCAGAATCCACGTGCGGACTTTTGCGTAGTATCTGCCTACCGTCAATGAAAGGCGGCTATTACATCGTGCACGCCGCGATTTCCAAGGCGTCGGGCTCCATCCTGGCTGGTCATTGCCTCTGCCCCGCAGG cctgagcggcacatgccaacattttgttgggttaatccttcatgccattcacttggcgcaaaaggatgcggcaacgtgcacggaagttccatgtgcttggattgttcctgcccaag tcaaaaagcatgagccacctctgcctctgcaagacatcacttttcacacaaggaaacatgaaggtgcgaaaaggcggcggtttgatccactgccagggctctcaccgagtgacccatctctgcttgctgccgatctcgaaaaggtggcagcaaactgcctgcttctccattatatgagcaaagaaaactcaggagaatcactt gatgaacacagtcccagtgaagtggcaccagaagcttcagacactccactggtcccagacattgaagacatccacagtgagacctgtcaaagactcatacaagagag CTATACAGGCCCTCTCGGTGGACAGCAGAGCAGTTCTCGAGTCAACGATTGGACAGGCCGCAAATCCAACCTGGCACATGGAGCGGATTGGTCGGCTAACTGCctcaatgtttaa
- the LOC135912237 gene encoding uncharacterized protein isoform X1, whose translation MEPAGDCFVPGGFFSVTNGWKKRFGNVKIPTEAQLEKHMVSSGARFARQQMKGTMFQEEGYVRNVMYNDVSAESTCGLLRSICLPSMKGGYYIVHAAISKASGSILAGHCLCPAGLSGTCQHFVGLILHAIHLAQKDAATCTEVPCAWIVPAQVKKHEPPLPLQDITFHTRKHEGAKRRRFDPLPGLSPSDPSLLAADLEKVAANCLLLHYMSKENSGESLDEHSPSEVAPEASDTPLVPDIEDIHSETCQRLIQERFDAIQALSVDSRAVLESTIGQAANPTWHMERIGRLTASMFKRIVWCLCSSANISCMFCANCCSVNE comes from the exons ATGGAGCCCGCTGGTGACTGCTTTGTACCtggaggtttcttcagcgtgacgaaCGGCTGGAAAAAGCGCTTCGGTAACGTCAAAATACCCACGGAAGCGCAGCTCGAAAAACACATGGTGTCGAGCGGAGCGCGCTTCGCGCGACAGCAAATGAAAGGAACgatgttccaagaagaaggatacgTGCGCAACGTCATGTACAACGACGTGTCAGCAGAATCCACGTGCGGACTTTTGCGTAGTATCTGCCTACCGTCAATGAAAGGCGGCTATTACATCGTGCACGCCGCGATTTCCAAGGCGTCGGGCTCCATCCTGGCTGGTCATTGCCTCTGCCCCGCAGG cctgagcggcacatgccaacattttgttgggttaatccttcatgccattcacttggcgcaaaaggatgcggcaacgtgcacggaagttccatgtgcttggattgttcctgcccaag tcaaaaagcatgagccacctctgcctctgcaagacatcacttttcacacaaggaaacatgaaggtgcgaaaaggcggcggtttgatccactgccagggctctcaccgagtgacccatctctgcttgctgccgatctcgaaaaggtggcagcaaactgcctgcttctccattatatgagcaaagaaaactcaggagaatcactt gatgaacacagtcccagtgaagtggcaccagaagcttcagacactccactggtcccagacattgaagacatccacagtgagacctgtcaaagactcatacaagagaggtttgatg CTATACAGGCCCTCTCGGTGGACAGCAGAGCAGTTCTCGAGTCAACGATTGGACAGGCCGCAAATCCAACCTGGCACATGGAGCGGATTGGTCGGCTAACTGCctcaatgtttaaaagaattgtgtggtgtttgtgtagctctgcgaacattagttgcatgttttgtgctaactgttgcagcgttaacgaatga